The following is a genomic window from Strongyloides ratti genome assembly S_ratti_ED321, chromosome : 1.
AATTTTGAGAAATTCTATTATCAAATACTGGAGGTGTTGATGGTGGACCCATTGAATTAGAATTTGTAGGAAGACCCATAGAAGAGGGTACAGGATGTTGGGATGGAACACTATGAGGTCCAGGAAAATTTGGCGATGGTGAAAGCATTTGAAAGCGGGGTGAAGGGTATCCTTGCATACCTTGTTGTGATCCTATCATTGGTCTTGGTATGTTTCCAGGAAATTGATTAAAGCTTGGTCTCATTTGTTGCGGAGGAAGAGGAAAATTAGGTGAAGGCATTGGTTGATTTGAATGTTGCATCACAGGCATATTCATACCCATGGAATTTTTTGGATATGAAACTCCTTTAACTTGTTTAAAATCAACTGGTggatatttttgtaataatgcGATACTTTGTGGGTGATCTGGTGGTAGAAGCATTTTTTGtctaaatgttataaaagaTGGATATAAATGCCAATTTGATTTTTCTGGGGGATAACTATTATATTGTGGTACAACTACACCTTCTTCAAAAGGATTACGAATTTGTAGTGGTGGTCCCATATATGGATTTTGcatataattttgattattcATCTGCATATGATGGTGATATGACATCATATTATTATCCATCATATTCATATTtgaattataatattgattTCGACAATCCAAATTATCAACTTCATGTTTCATATGAGGTGGAATGTTTTCTGAGGCCGAACCATTTGGTGTTAGTGCGCTTGTATTATAAGGACCATTTGAAGCAGTATTTGCTTCGGAAGGTGATACACCATgaatattgtaataatttgATGAAACACTAGGTGagttattttgatttaacatattatttaatgaagaCTACAAAATAaggttaaaattttattaaaaaaaataaataaaaactaacCGGTGAAGATGATTCcatctttatattttctacagcactatttattaatgatacactcatatttcattaaaatattataggaaatcatttattactttatgattttatttattgtattagaatatatctaatttaatttttcacaaaaaaaaaaacaaactatGTTTTAAGGAATTTTATTTCCCAGTGTTTGTTAAACAATTGGGTTACTAATTTATAAATCAATagctaatattttttaatgatagaCATTgaatgtaataataaatatggcAATAAATTCGTTTagttatattgataaatatgcAATCACACGTGTTGTAGGTTGATATTGTtaatatgatatattattaaaaaaaaatatagtattaaaatttaaaataacgattatttttcaatgatcagttaaaaaaattttagtttaattttttaattattaatttaagcCTAAAAATAAAGCAAGAactataaaagaattaaaatttatataaaatacattGAAGAGTTGTTGTGTATAATGTGGTCTCTACCAGGACGCCGTCAAAAAGACACCaaaatattaagaataaGAAAGGAGGAGATggaagataaaaatatgagAAAAAGGAGAATATACGAGGAAAAGGCTCACACACCGTATGTATATCAAATTGAATAAATTGATATGGAAGATGATAGAGAAATAGTGAGATAGCCGACAGATTGTTAGTTAACTTGGTAATACCCAAAGTTCCTCTACTAACTTGAGCGAGTCAGTTAAACCCggttaatgtaaaaatagcaaaaatttaaatttaatcattattttaacggttaaatttcaaataaatgtATGATTAAGATGGTTAGTAATGAACTATAATGTATTATATCACAGagcaaaaaagaaaaaaaaagtcataccaaaattttatattttgactaattgtgatatttaaaaaaaattttgctGACACCCtcatgtttatatatatttctgtgttaaaacattatatacctcaatatattttgtttaaaaaaaacattcaaAAACGTCTGTTATGTACACTCTGTAAGCagtcaaataataaataaatatacatatattttatttatacatacatatatataatatatacatataattaaaaaaaatatataatactaGAAATcctttttttcaaaaaaaaaaaaaaaaaattatgtttggtataattattaactaaatttcttttaaataactcCTAACAGTATACATCCATCAACAAAAATACCacctaattttttaaaataacaatgaGGATAggaagttaaaaaatatataaaagagtATATTAAAGCAGACATTGAAAAGTAATACGCACTCTAGTTTTTGTTTTAAACATATACCAATAGGTCTAAATTTTAGTAAGCTCAATTTTTAAGATCTTAAAAACTATAATATGGAacaatatacatatatacgCATATacattgttaaataaaaactaacAAACGAATTAAAAAGAGAAAGAACATTGTAAGTATACATAGTCAATGTTATAGGCACATACGGCAAATTACTCTAAAAGGATTTATAAAGTTATGTACACTACGTATATAACAATACGGACAACTACACTACGCCATCCTGCGCGCCATAATTACCCAAAATCAAACAATCAACATCTTAAAACATTTGAAGtcatattaaatattgtaattaaTCTATGAAATACtacttttttactttattgaAAGTAGTAAAAGACATTTAAAactcattttaaaattcaatttctaatattatatatatatatataaagatataaatatgCGTTTATcatagatattttaaaaataatttcttcttAGGGATGtgtcaataaaaatatagcaTGTGTATAGAAAAATTGTCACTTTAAGCCGTCTatctattataaatttataaaaaaaaaaaatacatgtTTTATCCTCTTTACAagaacatttattattaccattaattaaaattagggttattactataaaattctaaatatattttttttttatttaaattacccTATACACAATACcttttctatatataaatttttaattaagtaGGACTcttcaataataataaaaatatatatatataaatataattggaGAAAAGTGCCCCgaatatgtaaaataatttttatgagtAGATAGatgtataataaatgaaaatataataattttcaaaactTCTACTGACCTAAAATGAgtcaaaaataattgaattgATATTATATGTATAGGAGGAGAAATAATTGTGATTCTCTAATtctacatttataaaatatatacaaattttaaatcaaacACAACCAATATGGGAAGaaagaatttattaaatgatatttctGAATACAGACATTACGatgtctaaaaaaaaaatatttaacaagtatatattaaaaaacatttatattcattacattttaatagaaaaaaacaaTCCGCTACTTCCTTTTGTCAAAACACTGTCATGCTCTGTATTTCTGcaacaaaagaaaattataactCTTTTGAAGCgtttcatataaaataaaatatgggTACCTTTCCGTTTCccttatataaataaaattttattgtctttattttttttctccatAGAAACTCAAATATATACCTTATTTGAAGGTATTAgctcattttttaaaaaaatctaacATTGTATTCGTTATCTATGACAATTTCGAGAGActaaagaaatttaatttttgttaaatttatattaatatactagaaattttaaatcaacatccttttattaattatacttATAAGTGGAaggatttttttatttaaaatatttattttttttaaaaataaatttatctaatGTATTAAAGATTAtctgaaattttaattacttaTATCTAGTATTCTTATTTATCTAACTTTGATTGTTTTTTTctgtaataaattaatacttattattattttctctattatgtaaatttcttttaaaatattttttttaacttttgaaaaaaaaaaattttaaacaacaaaaaagttaagaataatttttttcgtCGTTTATAATATCTAAAGTAATCTTAAGAAGTTTAGCTATAATAtgtgtaaaaaatattattatttttacatctaaaatattttttttacaataaaaaagcgccctaatttcaaaaatttatccCCAAAATATGTATGTtcatgataaattaatatttcaaaaagaattatttttatagaattatGATTAAATTATAACTTCAAACGCTTAAATATTTCCTAAGAAGCGTTTTCCCAACGGCTATCGttatattaattgtaaattttaatataatattcgtgtattatttacataatattaattttatatttttttctggCTGTTATGGGTAAAGATATTATtccaaatataaaaacaaattcaGCATTAAGTGATGGATTACGTGGTTTAAAAAGCCAAATAAAACCAGGTaagaaaatgaatatataacTAATTCTTATTTATTCATGTGAAGTATTATTTACTTGTgtctaaataaatatatatttattcatgtgaccaattgaaaaataattttttttttctaatttaggACGAATATTATGCGATTGTATGGCAAGAGACCACCCATTAATTGGTAACTGCTTAGGATGTGGTCTAATAGTTTGTGAACAACAAAGAAGTGGTCCCTGTTTATTTTGTTCCAGATTGGTTGTTTCAAAAGATGAGTGGAATATTTTAGGAAAAAATGACAATGACAGTGTTGAGCTTATGATGAAATTAACTGCAGAGGATTCTGATAACACTTTAAGTAGGATAAAAAACTTAGAAAAAGCTTTAGAGACCAGGGAACAATTACTTGAAGCTGATAGTGATAGTTCGCATAGAAATAAAGTACATGATTTACAGGGAGATTATATAGATATTGAAAGTAATACATATTTAACAAATGATGAAAGGCAACAAATAGAGTCAAGAAAAGCGGAACTTGATATGTTACATAggcaaaaaaagaaaaaaatatttatagatttAGATTTTATGAATGAAGCAATAAAGGAAAGagaaaataatagaaatgaAACCGTCGATTATGGAAAAGACTATATTATacaagatattttaaaatgtgcTTATGCTAGATTACATAAATTAGAGGATTATGAAGATAATCAGTATGAAATAATTCCTAGGGGTAATTTTACTCCCATATATGATgatatttattcaaaaaatgatttaaaagaaaatccaaaaatatcaaaagaaaTTATGAGTGAAGTATATAATAGTTGTTGTGATGAAGCTTTGTTTACTGAAGTGGACTCTAAAGGTTTTTGTTTATCGTTAGAGCAACCTTTAGCTAGTCTTCTTGTAAATGGCATCGAAAAACATGTATATTGGGATACTTTTTTGGACATTAAAGGTCCTATTTATATTGCATCAgctacaaaaaatattaatgatgaGAAATTAAATGAGATgagaataaaatataagatGGATTTTCCTGTTGGAAGTATTATTGGAAGATGTATTTTGACAAGCTGTCATTCATTAGATGAGTACAATGATTTGGTAAgtctattttattatttgattatctataataacttttttgtttttagtTTCTACCATCAAAAATAATCGGAAAGGGGGATGGGTTTGTTTTAGTATTTTCAGTATTTGAAGAGTTACCCTGTTCAATACCATATTTGTCAGAAAAAGGTTTCACCAAattaaatacaaatttattacaaacagtaagaaatttattagaattataataataatttattttgttgaagtttaatgtttttctaacaaataaatatttatcctTATAATTTGCACAgtatttgatataaatacGTATTATTGATCGTACTTTACCGACATTCATAAGTGCGTCACCAACAGCCACACTGAACATTGTCGACGCACTAGtcctttaataatattttatgtattaaataaactGACATCCTAAATATCATCTGGTTATTGTtttgaagaaatatttataaataatattttttttttattatcaataatggAAGATTATAAATATCTCTTCAAAGTGGTATTAGTTGGAAACGCTGGAGTTGGAAAAACATGTCTaggtatttttatatatccaatattatcaaaaattaattttctatttttaagtaCGTAAATTTACACAAGGTATTTTTCCTGCATGTCAATCGGCTACAATAGGTGTTGATTTTATGATTAAAACAGTTAAAGTTgatgatgataaaataaaagttagtttttattatatattattttaatctaCTAAGTAATTATAGCTACAAATATGGGATACAGCTGGTCAGGAACGATTTAGATCAATAACTCAAAGTTATTATAGATCAGCTCATGCAATTGTTTTGGTATACGACGTGGCTGTACAACCAAGTTTTGATTGTTTACCAGAATGGTTATCAGAAATTGAACAATATGCTAAtagaaaagttttaaaaatattagttgGTAATAAAGTTGATAAAGAAGATGAAAGGGAAGTGCCTGAACGAATAGGTGTTCATTTTGCTGATGCAAATggttttgattattttttagagACATCTGCTTTAGATGCAACAAATGTTGATACATTATTTCAAGAAGTTGCAACAAGGTTAACAAGAGAAATGAAATTGACTGATGAAAAGTAGGTGTTACTGATAAGATATGTTAtcataattttcatttactTTAGACTTGTATACAAAAACGACTATGATTCTGGTTCAGTTTCGCTTGTTGATAAGGCACAAGCTCAATTAAATAGTTGTTGTGGTAGAaattgaattaaattttaatccACTTATGTAACAATCAATCTGCCTTTTAAATGATATGGACTGTTTAACATTTTCTTATCAAATCATtcctgaaaaaaaaaaatcaactaCGAGTTATATTTTGGagtataaatattaacttCCTTGTGGAATAATTATCATTTCAAGAGTTAAcgattaatttattttaatccatcttttttatatatgataatgtttttgataaaatcGTCTCTCTGCAATTAACACAGATGCCTATATTGTAACcttcttatatatttatttagtatacttttttatttttattaaaatttatatcaattttaaagCGCATTACTCGAGTGGTCGTTAaccattatatttttatttgaaaataaaagataattttgacaacatatacaattaaagtaaattaatttttagattAATTCATGATTTTGCGATAATGTCTAAAGATCTAGTACATAGAAAACGTTTTTCAAATAGTCCAGTAGATAGTGAAGAAAACTTAACGACAAATGATTATGCATTAAAACGACATCGTAATAATATTGCTGTTAATAAAacaagagaaaaaaaaaagttggaGATGTCAATTACGAGTGAAAAAATGGAAGCAATGAGAGCAGAAAATGCTGAATTAGAAAAGTAAAttatatctaattttttaatataatatttttatttttttttagacatgtagaaaaatt
Proteins encoded in this region:
- a CDS encoding Ras-related protein Rab-30 → MEDYKYLFKVVLVGNAGVGKTCLVRKFTQGIFPACQSATIGVDFMIKTVKVDDDKIKLQIWDTAGQERFRSITQSYYRSAHAIVLVYDVAVQPSFDCLPEWLSEIEQYANRKVLKILVGNKVDKEDEREVPERIGVHFADANGFDYFLETSALDATNVDTLFQEVATRLTREMKLTDEKLVYKNDYDSGSVSLVDKAQAQLNSCCGRN
- a CDS encoding Activating signal cointegrator 1, which encodes MGKDIIPNIKTNSALSDGLRGLKSQIKPGRILCDCMARDHPLIGNCLGCGLIVCEQQRSGPCLFCSRLVVSKDEWNILGKNDNDSVELMMKLTAEDSDNTLSRIKNLEKALETREQLLEADSDSSHRNKVHDLQGDYIDIESNTYLTNDERQQIESRKAELDMLHRQKKKKIFIDLDFMNEAIKERENNRNETVDYGKDYIIQDILKCAYARLHKLEDYEDNQYEIIPRGNFTPIYDDIYSKNDLKENPKISKEIMSEVYNSCCDEALFTEVDSKGFCLSLEQPLASLLVNGIEKHVYWDTFLDIKGPIYIASATKNINDEKLNEMRIKYKMDFPVGSIIGRCILTSCHSLDEYNDLFLPSKIIGKGDGFVLVFSVFEELPCSIPYLSEKGFTKLNTNLLQTFNVFLTNKYLSL
- a CDS encoding Basic-leucine zipper domain-containing protein; translated protein: MSKDLVHRKRFSNSPVDSEENLTTNDYALKRHRNNIAVNKTREKKKLEMSITSEKMEAMRAENAELEKHVEKLKTKLATLKEMMTVYNKNRQDLKTISQPDKANI